The Deinococcus sp. Leaf326 DNA segment TGCTTATACCCTCGCCGCAGAAGGTGTCGCAGTCAATCTCCTTGAACTCTTTTGCACCAAGCGTCTGCATGAGGGTCTTGTCGTGGTTGCGAAGAGTTGCAGGGTTGGGAGTCGCCGGCCGTGCGGCACAGGCAGCGGCTCCGCACAGAAGCCAGACCAGAGGGCAGATAGGGACGCCCCGGGTTATTTCGTCTCCCGGACGATGGGGCTGTAAAGCACGTCCGACTCGAAGTGGCCCCACACGCCCGGCTGGTCGCGGTAGATCAGGTCCTTGTAGGCGACCCGCGACACGCCGAAGCTGAAGGTATAGGCAGGGTCATGGCTCAGGCGGTAGAAACGGTCGAACTGGCCGTAGTTCTCGGCCCATTCCGCCCCCTCGGCGAAGGAGGCCACGCCCCTGGAAATCCGGGCGGTCAGTTCCTCGCGCTTCAGGGTCGAGACGAAGCAGTGGACGCCGCGCCGGGCCATGCCAGGACCGTACAGGGTGTCGCAGTCGAGTTCGCGGAAGGCCGGGCCGGTGAACAGGTCGAGAATCTGGCGGTCGTAGGCCGCGACGGTCTTCGTGGGATCTTTCATGGAGGCCGACCTCGGCGTGCCTGCGCACGATCCCAGGGCGGCGAGCAGCAGCAGGGCGCGGTAGGAAAGGTTCATTCGGGCCGCCAGGACTTCCAGACGACGGGCAGCCGCGCGCGCATCGTGTCGCGGACCCCCTGCGAGATCGGCACGCCGCTGGCCTTGTACTCGCCGAACGGGGTGTACTTCTTGGAGACGACCGGCACGCCCATCGTGCCGCCGAATACGGGGGCCGAGTAGTCGTTCTCGAAGGTGTCCAGCCCCAGGGTCTTGGCCATCTCCAGGTCCGAGGGCTGAAGGCTCAGGCGAGTGCTCTGCTCGATGACGGCTGTGGCCGCGACCTGAAAGCTCCGGAAGTCCCGGAAGCGCCCCTGGTCGCGGGCCAGGGCCTCGACCCTGGACATCAGGGTGTTCAGGACGATGTTCTGGTAGAACACCTCGGCGTAGGCGTTGTCGCTGCTCTTGGCCGACTTGTCGAACAGCCCGGCGGGCAGCGTCCGGATCGCCCGCGCAGCGAGGTCGCGCTGACCTTCCAGGACATGCCGGGGGTCGCGCGCTACCGGGTAGCTGCCCCCGAACACGCTGCGCACCTCGCGCGCGCCCTTGGGGGCCAGGGTCGCCTCGTCGCGCAGGCCGTTTTCGGCCAGAAATTTCAGGTCAGGGTTCTGGCCCGCCGCCCCGCCGCGTAGATAGGTCGTCAAGGCAGGGGTTACGTGGCCGGAACTGGCATTCTCGGCGGTCGTGTTGCCGAAGCGGGTCTGGGTGCCCTTCGGGCGACTCACGCGGTCGAAGTAGGCGATCTGGCCGGGCAGCGCGGCCTCGCCGGCGGTGGGTACCACGTCGCCGTCCACGCGGTAGTGCCGCGCCGAGATGGGCGCGGCCTTCCCGGGACCGGCGTTGTAGGCCGCGAGTTTCTGCACGGTCGCGCGGTCGATGTTGGCGGCCTGGAAGGTCACGACCTGCGCGACGTACTGCGGTTGCAGGGCCGTCACGATCTGCGCGATTGCCCCGCCCAAGCTGTGGCCGGTGGCGTAGACCCGCCCTCCCTTCAGGGCCGCCGCAAGGTTGGTGCGGATGAGGTCGGCGTTGGGCCGGTACTGCAGCCAGCCGACCTCGGCCGGGGCGAAGTCACCGATGAGGGTGTCCTGCGTGCCCTCCATACCCTCGTGGCGCGCCTGGCCCACGTTCTTGCCTTTCGCCCGCGCCTCGCCGGCCGACTGCTCGCCGGAGGGATCGTACTTCACGCCCTCAGTGCCCCGGAAGGCGGCGACCGGGTGCGGCCACTTCGCCCGGCCGGGCAGCGGATGGAAGACCCGCATCTGGAAGCCCCAGCGCCCCAGGACGAGTTCGCCGGCGCCGTACCCGAAGTGCGAGAGCAGCGCTCCCGGGTGGCTGCCCCGGCGCTCCTCGGTCGCCGCGCCGTTCAACTCCTCGGCGGTCTGGTCGCTGTAGCTCATGCCCACGGCGAGCTGTTCCAGAAAGCCGTCGAGGGTGAGTTGCGCGTCGCTCAGGGGCGGGGGCAGCAGCCGCAGCAGGGTCTCGCGGGTGCCCGCGTCGCGTACCGACTCGCCCAGCGCCGCAGACAGGCTCTTGTGCTGCGCGGCCTCATAGGCCGCCGCGACCGCCGGTCGCGTGCCCGCCGGAATGGCCTTGAGAAACCCGAGCAACAGCTCGAAGCCGCCGCCGCCCATCTCGTACTGCTCCAAGCCGGTGGTGGACGTAACCTGCGCGCCGTCGAAGGTGGGCGTGACGGTGGTGTGCGTGGTCGAGAGTTTGCGCGACGTGCCCTGCGTGAGATCGGACACCGCCTCGTCGCCCAGCAGTAGCGAAGACCCCAGGTTAGCGGCGGTGCGGCTGCC contains these protein-coding regions:
- a CDS encoding lipase family protein, yielding MTRPAQQATPAPASRTAAPQTTTAAPRQPAGPVAAEVTRNAAFIGSHLAEPGIIAAKLAELLRAHQTFRPTGRLTDELARQGLLMNLGTGSRTAANLGSSLLLGDEAVSDLTQGTSRKLSTTHTTVTPTFDGAQVTSTTGLEQYEMGGGGFELLLGFLKAIPAGTRPAVAAAYEAAQHKSLSAALGESVRDAGTRETLLRLLPPPLSDAQLTLDGFLEQLAVGMSYSDQTAEELNGAATEERRGSHPGALLSHFGYGAGELVLGRWGFQMRVFHPLPGRAKWPHPVAAFRGTEGVKYDPSGEQSAGEARAKGKNVGQARHEGMEGTQDTLIGDFAPAEVGWLQYRPNADLIRTNLAAALKGGRVYATGHSLGGAIAQIVTALQPQYVAQVVTFQAANIDRATVQKLAAYNAGPGKAAPISARHYRVDGDVVPTAGEAALPGQIAYFDRVSRPKGTQTRFGNTTAENASSGHVTPALTTYLRGGAAGQNPDLKFLAENGLRDEATLAPKGAREVRSVFGGSYPVARDPRHVLEGQRDLAARAIRTLPAGLFDKSAKSSDNAYAEVFYQNIVLNTLMSRVEALARDQGRFRDFRSFQVAATAVIEQSTRLSLQPSDLEMAKTLGLDTFENDYSAPVFGGTMGVPVVSKKYTPFGEYKASGVPISQGVRDTMRARLPVVWKSWRPE